The DNA segment GGCGGTCACACCTGTGCAGGCTGGCATCCCCGTCATCGACGGCACCAACCTGTCGCAGAACATCATGACGGCCATCGAATCGGTGGCCCAGACGCTCAAGCAAATTGAGCAGTACAGCACCCAGCTCCAGCAGTATCAAAACCAACTCCAGAACACGATGGCCCCGGCCGCGTATATCTGGGATCAGGCGCAATCGACCATCAACGGGTTGATGAACGCGGTCAACACGCTGGATTACTACAAGACCCAACTCGGCAGCCTGGACAGCTACATCGGCAAGTTCCAGGACGTGAACTACTACAAGAACTCGCCGTGCTTTACGGCGGCAGGGTGCTCCGACGCGGAACGCGCAGCACTTCGGAATGTGGCCCAGCTCGCGAGCGAGTCGCAGAAGAAGGCCAACGATGCCTTGTTCAAGGGCCTCGATAGGCAGCAAACGAATCTCACGGCCGATGCAGCGACGTTGCAGCGTCTTCAATCGGCAGCGCAGGGCGCGCAGGGCCAAATGCAGGCCATCGGCTACGCCAACCAGCTCGCCAGCCAGCAGGCCAACCAGCTCTTGCAGATTCGTGGCCTGCTGATCGCGCAGCAGAACGCGATGGCAACCAAGATGCAGGCCGACGCCGACAAGGAAGCCCAGCAGGCGGCAGCGGCCGCACAACTGCGCCAGGGCAGCTACCGGGCCAGCCCGGCGCGCACCTGGTAAGGGGGATTCATGAAAGCAATCAAGGCTCTGTCCTTGGCCTCGGCCGCCCTCGTGGCGGCCTTGGTCGCCGGCTGCGACAACAAGCCGGCCACGGCCCCCATGCCGGAAGTGAACGACGAGAACTGCAAGCCCGAGAACATCGCCAAGATCGAGGACAAGGGCGTCCAGCAGGCTTTTTCGTCGCTGTGCTTGCGTCGTGGTGGGGATTTCAAGCCCAGCCCGAAACGCGAATGGTGAGGTGCTGACGATGAGAATGCCAGCCAATCTAAAAACCCTCGCCCTGCCGCTGTTCGTCTGGCTGGCGTTCTTCGCGGTCGATGCCCACGCGGCCATCGACAACGCCGGCGTGTTCGATAGCGTGCTGGATCGCTACCAGGCCGCCGCGAGCGGCTGGGCCGGTGTCATCACCACGGCCGCAACCTGGCTCTTCTGGACGCTGGTTGTGATCTCGATGGTCTGGACGTTCGGCATGATGGCCTTGCGCAAGGCCGACATTGGCGAGTTCTTCGCGGAGTTCGTCCGCTTCACGATCTTTACCGGCTTCTTCTGGTGGGCGCTGACCAACGGCCCTAACTTCGCCTCGTCCATCTATGCGTCGTTGCGGCAGCTCGCCGGCAACGCGACGGGCCTGGGCAATGCTCTGTCGCCCTCGGGCATCGTGGACGTGGGCTTTGCGATCTTCGACAAGGTGATGGATCAGTCCTCGGTGTGGTCGCCGGTGGACAGCATGGCCGGCATCCTCATGGCCGTGGCGATCCTGGTCATCCTGGCCCTGGTCGGTGTGAATATGCTTCTGCTGCTCGCGTCGGGCTGGGTGCTCGCCTACGGCGGCGTGTTCTTCCTCGGCTTCGGTGGTTCGCGCTGGACTTCCGACATGGCGATCAACTACTACAAGGTCGTCCTGGGCGTGGCCGCGCAGCTCTTCGCAATGGTGCTCCTGGTGGGCATCGGCAAGACCTTCCTCGATGACTACTACTCGCGCATGAGCGCCGGCATCAGCCTCAAGGAAATGGGCGTGATGCTGATCGTCGTCATCATCCTCTTGGCGTTGGTCAACAAGATTCCGCCGCTCATCGCCGGGATCATCACCGGCGCGAGCGTGGGCGGTGCCGGCATCGGCCAGTTCGGTGCAGGCGCTGCGTTGGGTGCCGCAGGCATGGCAGCAGCAGCGGCCGCGACCGGCGGCGCCGCTCTGGCCGCCGGCGCAGCCTCGGCCGCCGGTGGTGCCTCTGCCGTCATGGCCGCCTTCTCGAAGGCCAATGAGAACGTGTCGGCAGGCACGGACGTTATGTCGGCCTTCTCGGGCGGCGGCAGCTCGGGCGGCGGTGCGGGCGGCGGCGGCGACGCCGGCACCGGCAGCACGCCCTTCGCTCAGGCTGCGGGCTTTAGCGGCAGCTCCGGCGGTGGCTCTTCGTCGGGTGGCGGCAGCCCCTCGACCGGCAGCAGCTCGGGCAGCTCGAAGGGCGGCGATAAGGGCGGCGGCAAAGCCGACGCCGGCGGCCAGGGCAGCAGCTCGACGGCCAGCACCGGCAGCAGTGCCGACAAGGCCGCCAAGAACGAACCCAAGCCCGCCGGCGGGGCAGGGCAAGGGCAGCAGGCCGCACCGGGCAGCACCGGCCCCGGCTTGCTCGCATCGGCCGCATCGGCCCTCGGCACGGCCGGCCGCATCGCCGCCGACGCCGGCGCGAACTTGGCGAAGGGAACCGCCGATGTTGCCAAGGCCAAAGCCGCGAGCCTGCGCGAAGCCGCAGCCGAGCGGATCGCCGACACCACTGGCGGAAAGATCGCCGCCGCGATCAAGGCGCAAGGAAGCGGCACGGCCGAGAACATCGACGTGCCCGACCAGCAGCCCGCGCCGAGCTTCGGCGACAACAGCCTGGCAGGCGGCCCCGCCGATGCCGATCCCGAGTCCGAAGTAGCTGCGTTCGCCAACCGCGAGCAAGGCCGCGACGGCACAACTGCGTAACCAAGGAGAGTCCAACCATGAAGAAGAAACTGTTTGCCCTGGCCGCCCTCGTGGCAGCCCTCGGATCGACCGCCGGCACGGCCAGCGCGCAAGACGTGCTGACCGGCGACACGCGCCTGGCCTGCGAGGCGATCCTGTGCCTGTCGTCGGGCACGCGCCCGAGCGAATGCACGCCGTCGCTGTCGCGGTACTTCAACATCACGAAGCGCAAGCTGTCGGACACGATCCGCGCCCGCCTGAACTTCCTCCAGCTTTGCCCGGTGGCGAGCCAGACGCCGGAAATGCAGTCGCTCGTGTCGGCGATCTCGCGCGGCGCTGGCCGTTGCGACGCGCAGTCGCTGAACTCGACGTTGGTGATGTGGACGGGCGGCTACGACGATGGGCGCACGTACATCAGCAACCAGTTGCCTGACTACTG comes from the Acidovorax sp. T1 genome and includes:
- the trbK gene encoding entry exclusion lipoprotein TrbK, translating into MKAIKALSLASAALVAALVAGCDNKPATAPMPEVNDENCKPENIAKIEDKGVQQAFSSLCLRRGGDFKPSPKREW
- the trbJ gene encoding P-type conjugative transfer protein TrbJ; amino-acid sequence: MKPKFLAAKLALVIAVSSTLAVTPVQAGIPVIDGTNLSQNIMTAIESVAQTLKQIEQYSTQLQQYQNQLQNTMAPAAYIWDQAQSTINGLMNAVNTLDYYKTQLGSLDSYIGKFQDVNYYKNSPCFTAAGCSDAERAALRNVAQLASESQKKANDALFKGLDRQQTNLTADAATLQRLQSAAQGAQGQMQAIGYANQLASQQANQLLQIRGLLIAQQNAMATKMQADADKEAQQAAAAAQLRQGSYRASPARTW
- the trbL gene encoding P-type conjugative transfer protein TrbL; the protein is MRMPANLKTLALPLFVWLAFFAVDAHAAIDNAGVFDSVLDRYQAAASGWAGVITTAATWLFWTLVVISMVWTFGMMALRKADIGEFFAEFVRFTIFTGFFWWALTNGPNFASSIYASLRQLAGNATGLGNALSPSGIVDVGFAIFDKVMDQSSVWSPVDSMAGILMAVAILVILALVGVNMLLLLASGWVLAYGGVFFLGFGGSRWTSDMAINYYKVVLGVAAQLFAMVLLVGIGKTFLDDYYSRMSAGISLKEMGVMLIVVIILLALVNKIPPLIAGIITGASVGGAGIGQFGAGAALGAAGMAAAAAATGGAALAAGAASAAGGASAVMAAFSKANENVSAGTDVMSAFSGGGSSGGGAGGGGDAGTGSTPFAQAAGFSGSSGGGSSSGGGSPSTGSSSGSSKGGDKGGGKADAGGQGSSSTASTGSSADKAAKNEPKPAGGAGQGQQAAPGSTGPGLLASAASALGTAGRIAADAGANLAKGTADVAKAKAASLREAAAERIADTTGGKIAAAIKAQGSGTAENIDVPDQQPAPSFGDNSLAGGPADADPESEVAAFANREQGRDGTTA
- a CDS encoding TrbM/KikA/MpfK family conjugal transfer protein gives rise to the protein MKKKLFALAALVAALGSTAGTASAQDVLTGDTRLACEAILCLSSGTRPSECTPSLSRYFNITKRKLSDTIRARLNFLQLCPVASQTPEMQSLVSAISRGAGRCDAQSLNSTLVMWTGGYDDGRTYISNQLPDYCGAYTGHAYTDFASSGTLPRYVGTPERGGYWVEARDYDRALAEYNERIRREDEERRRQSWLN